The DNA region CGCAAGAACGGTCAGGATCTGCTGGTCGTCGAGGCTTGGCGCACCGGAAAGCCGCTGGGTGCGGCACCGTGGCCGACCGCCCGGGGCGACCAGCAGCGGACGGGCCGGATCGCCACGGCGACACCCGACCGGAGCGCGACCGAGGCGTTCGTCAGCCGGGTCTACCGGGACTTCCTGAGCCGGTCGCCCAGCGGGTCCGAGCTGAGCGCGTGGAGCGACCGGGTCCAGCGGGGGCAGGTGTCGCGCTACGAACTGGCGACCACGCTGTCCCAGTCCCCGGAATGGATCTCCACCGTGATCACCCGGTTCTACCGGGACACCCTGCGCCGGGAACCGGACGCCTCCGGGCTGGCCGGCTGGGTGCGCGCCGCGCAGTCGGGCATGCCGGTCGCCCAGATCGCGGCGGCGTTCTACGCCTCACCCGAGTACTTCCAGAACGTCGGGCGGTCCGACAACCAGACCTGGGTCCGTGATCTCTACCGCAAGCTCCTGCTGCGGGAACCGGACCAGGGGGGCGTGGACGGCTGGGTCCGGGCGCTGCAGGCGGGCATGGGCCGCGACACCCTTGCGTTCGGTTTCTACCAGGCCCAGGAGACGGTGCAGGTGCGGATCGACCGCCTCTATCGCACCCTGCTCGGCCGGCCGGCCGACGACGGGGCGATCCGTTCGTGGTCCGGGTTCGTACGGGACAACGGCGACCTGTCGCTGGCCGCCGCGCTGGCGGCGTCGAACGAGTACTACCAGCGGCGGTCGTGACCCGGCGCTGACCTCGGTCCGGCAACGAGGCGGCCCCGGAACCGTCGGTTCCGGGGCCGTGATCATGAACGGGTCTAGCGCCGGGCGGGTTCCCGGTCGGAATCGGCCGACAGGTGCTCGTGGGCGTGTGCGGCCTGCGGGGTCGGCAGCACCTGCGTCCGGCCGCCGGCGGTGACCGACGTGCGGGCCGGGGCCGAGTAGCCGAGGTAGACGAGTCGGGCCGACTCGCGTCGGCTGCGGGTGATGCCGTCGAGGATGAACCCGATGGTCACGATGAGCACGGCGATGACGACCATCGACGCGGCCAGGAAGGCGGTCGGGAAGCGGGGGACCAGGCCCGTCTCGGCGTACTCGACCAGCAGGGGGATCGAGAGGAGCAGGGCGATCACGGCGACGATCAACCCGAGCAGGCCGTGGAAGGCCAGCGGCCGCTCGTGCCGGATCAGCTGGAAGATCAGCGACAGGATCTTGTAACCGTCCCGGTAGGTGTTGAGCTTGCTCTCGCTGCCCTCGGGGCGGTCCTTGAAGTCGACCTCGAACTCGGTCTGCGGCACGCGCAGGCTCATCGAGTGGACGGTCAGCTCGGTCTCGATCTCGAACTCACGGGAGACCGCCGGGAACGACTTGACGAAGCGACGGGAGAAGATCCGGTACCCGCTGAGCATGTCGGTGACCGGGGTGCCGAACACCTTCGTGACCAGCTTGTTGAACATCTTGTTGCCGGCCGAGTGACCCGGCCGGTAGGCCGACTCGGTGGTCTGCTTGCGCACCCCGAGCACGTGGTCGTACGGACCGGACAGCAGCGTCTCGATCATCCGCGGAGCGGCCGACGCGTCGTAGGTGTCGTCCCCGTCGATGAGCAGGTAGACGTCGGCCTCGATGTCGGCGAAGGCGCGGCGCACCACGTTGCCCTTGCCCTTGACCTCCTCGCGCCGCACGATGGCCCCGGCCTGCAGGGCGACCTCGACGGTGCGGTCGGTGCTCCGGTTGTCGTAGACGTAGATGTCCATGCCGGGGACGGCGGCGCGCAGATCGCGGACCACCTGCCCGACGGCGGCCTCCTCGTTGTGACACGGCACGATCGCGGCGATGCGCAGATCGCCGAACCGTGCGGTGTTCGACGAGGACGAAGCGGGTGTCACGGGGGCGGGATCGAGGCCGGTCACGACCGGCGACGCTACCAGCCGGGTCAGCTCGCGGCAGTGATGCCGAGCCGTCCGTAGAGCCACGGCAACACGTGAGCCAGGCCGCCGGTGACGGTGTCCCAGGCGTGACCCGTCCCCGGGTTGGTGTACAGCTGGACGTTCATCCCCGCCTTCTGCGCCGCGGCCAGCAACTGCGGCTGCACCGGCCCGAAGATCGGGTCCTCGCTACCGGCGACGAACCAGCCCGCGACGTTCGGATACTGCTTCGACGCCATCAGGTCGAGCGGGTTGACGGCTTTGTACTTCGCCGCGTCTCCGCCGAACGCCGTATTGATGGTGTCCTGCATGGACCCGCCGGTGGAGGGGTTGAGCTCCCCGGCGAACGCGAGGAACGTCGGGTAGATGTCGGGATGGTTGGTGGCCATCTGCAGCGAACAGGTCGCGCCGGCCGAGAAGCCGCCGATCGCCCAGTGCTGGTGGTCGGTCTGGGCGAGCAGCTGCGCGTTGATCGCGGCCGGCACGTCCACCGACAGGTAGGTGTCGACGTTGCCGAGCGACGAGTTGAAGCAACCCGGGTTGGCGGTGGCGTCGCCCAGGATGTCCGGGACGACGACGATCGGCGCGATGCCCTTGTTCTTGGCGGCCATCGGGTCCATGACCTGCTGCAGCCGGTCCCCGAGGAACCAGTCCCCGGGGCTGCCGGGTTGACCGGCCAGCAGCACCAGCACCGGGAGCCGCTGTGGATTGGTGGCTTCGTAGGCCGGCGGGTAGTAGACCTGCGCCTCGCGGGCCTTGAAGCCGGACACCGTGCCGGGGATGGTCATGGGGCTGACCCGCCCGTTGGCGGAGATGTTGCCCTCCGGGGTCCAGACGCTCTCCAGCGGTCCGGCGGGCAACTCGCCGACGGTCGTCGGCACCGGCGGCGGTCCGTCGATCAGGTATTCGCTCTGCGCGCCGAGCACGTCGCCCAGGGTCGGGTACTGCACGTAGGTGCGGTTGATCTGGTTGGCCGCGGCCGCGATGACCAGCACGGCGGCGAGCAGGGTGACCAGTGGTTGCCACCAGGTCACCCGCACGCAGCGGCCGATGCCGATGACGATCGCGGCGACGATCACGCCCAGCCAGACGTAGTCGGAGGTGTTCTCCAGCTTCTGGCCGATGACGGCCTCGGCGAACAGGGTGCCCAGGGCCCAGGCGACCACGGCGGAGACCACCACGGCGACCGGGACGAACCAGATCCACCACCAGCGTTCGCGGCGGGCCAGCAGGAACGCCGCCCCGACGACGCCCAGCACCAGCAGCAGCGTGGGCAGCCAGCCGTCCTGCAAGGACACCCCGGTCATCCGTCCCCCGTCACGTCTTCCGAACTCCGTTGTTCCGGGCCACGCCCGTCGGGCGGTCCGGGTCCGCACCCGAGGGTGCGGCCGCGCTCACCGCCCGCCGGTGTACTCCAGCACGCGGCAGGTCTTCTGCTGGGGCGACCCCAACTGCGGGGTCGGTCCCGGAACCGGGCAGG from Nakamurella flava includes:
- a CDS encoding alpha/beta hydrolase, with the protein product MTGVSLQDGWLPTLLLVLGVVGAAFLLARRERWWWIWFVPVAVVVSAVVAWALGTLFAEAVIGQKLENTSDYVWLGVIVAAIVIGIGRCVRVTWWQPLVTLLAAVLVIAAAANQINRTYVQYPTLGDVLGAQSEYLIDGPPPVPTTVGELPAGPLESVWTPEGNISANGRVSPMTIPGTVSGFKAREAQVYYPPAYEATNPQRLPVLVLLAGQPGSPGDWFLGDRLQQVMDPMAAKNKGIAPIVVVPDILGDATANPGCFNSSLGNVDTYLSVDVPAAINAQLLAQTDHQHWAIGGFSAGATCSLQMATNHPDIYPTFLAFAGELNPSTGGSMQDTINTAFGGDAAKYKAVNPLDLMASKQYPNVAGWFVAGSEDPIFGPVQPQLLAAAQKAGMNVQLYTNPGTGHAWDTVTGGLAHVLPWLYGRLGITAAS
- a CDS encoding glycosyltransferase is translated as MTPASSSSNTARFGDLRIAAIVPCHNEEAAVGQVVRDLRAAVPGMDIYVYDNRSTDRTVEVALQAGAIVRREEVKGKGNVVRRAFADIEADVYLLIDGDDTYDASAAPRMIETLLSGPYDHVLGVRKQTTESAYRPGHSAGNKMFNKLVTKVFGTPVTDMLSGYRIFSRRFVKSFPAVSREFEIETELTVHSMSLRVPQTEFEVDFKDRPEGSESKLNTYRDGYKILSLIFQLIRHERPLAFHGLLGLIVAVIALLLSIPLLVEYAETGLVPRFPTAFLAASMVVIAVLIVTIGFILDGITRSRRESARLVYLGYSAPARTSVTAGGRTQVLPTPQAAHAHEHLSADSDREPARR